CTTGTAACATGGGGAGAAATCTGCTTTGCAGTGGTTATatccaaatatttttaatattcagtttatCAGACACTTGCACATAAAAAGTCTCCAAGTGACTtgcatcatttaaaaaacaaaacaaaaataataaaatataatgattGGTTTCACTGAACTGTATTCCAGTTCATACCTCAGCTTAATCGGGGCTTCTGTTTTCAGTTTGAATGGAATCTAGTTTGAGGGAATGAATCTAGTTTGAGGGAATGAGAGTATTTCTCATGAAGCAATGGGATACAGATGGATTGTAGCTTTGTAGCTAACATCCTGCGTACCTGGCTTCAGACACTGATGGTGAAAGCACACTGGAGCAGGAATaaacagtaatgtgtacacagcctaaaagCAGGAAAAGCCTAGTCAGAAGTCTAAGAAAGGGAATGCATggccctccatatgctgttgggcTGTAAAGCATTAAAGGGTGATCCCCTATCCTCCAGATtacagcagtatctggagggccaaaggttcctcagccTTTGTTTAAAGGTTATTATCTCACATTTTCATGTAAAAGCATACACTGAAGTTTCTCATTTGGAATAGGGATAGCAATGTAAATCTTGTCCACAccagtaatttttaaaatacagtggtacctctggttacgaacttaattctttctggaggtccgttcttaacctgaaaccgttcttaatttgaggtacaactttagctaatggggcctcccgctgcaaccgcacgatttctgttctcatcctggggaaaagttcttaacccgaggcactgcttctgggttagcggagtctgtaacccgaagtgtttgtaacccgagttgtttgtaacccaaggtaccactgtaccctattAAGTATAGTCAAACCTATAACTTCATTTGAATTAATATTCTCATAAGTAAACCAGAGTTGGTGTATTGACTTCTGTAACATTGTTAATATGGCCATTTATATATCTGATTTACATATTTCAGattccacatttccccttcctgcttATGGTTTCCCTGTATATAAAAATCATGTAAACAACTCCAGTCAAACCACAGAAGATGGTGAAAAATACTTGACTGGTCCATGGATGACTCGCTTTGTTCCTTCACTCCACACTGCTGTGGTTATCTTCAGCCTTCCTTTAAACATTATGGCAGTTCTCATGTTTGTGGTCAAATTAAGGCTTAAGAAACCAGCTGTGGTGTACATGCTCAACCTGGCTTCTGCCGATGTCCTCTTCGTGAGTGTGCTTCCTTTTAAAATCGCCTACAacttttctggaaacaactggATCTTTGGACCTGAAATGTGTCGATTTGTCGCTGCTGCCTTCTACTGCAACATGTACTGCTCCGTCCTGCTGATGATGGTGATAAGCGTGGACCGTTTCCTGGCCGTGGTGTACCCAATGCAGTCCCTGTCCTGGCGCACAGCAAGACGGGCCTCGCTGGTCTGCTTTCTCATCTGGCTTCTGGCTATAGCTGGGGTGGTACCTCTGCTTGTCAGTGAGCAAACACAGAGATTATCCCGGTTAAATATTACGACCTGTCATGATACATTAGATATATTTGCTATTATGAAGATATTTCGGCATTACTATTCTGCATTAtctattttgttcttttttataccGTTATTAATCTCTGTTACCTCTTATGTGTGCATTATAAGGAAACTTTCTTCGTCCAATGTTGCTGCAGAGCCTAGTAAAAGGAGACGTGCCATTCTCCTGTCTGTAGCTGTCTTGTCTTCTTTTATTATCTGTTTTGGTCCTACAAATGTCCTATTATTAGTGCACAGCTTGCGCATCTCACCTGATCAACCGCTTGAAAGCCTGTATTTTGCCTACATCTTAGCAGTCTGCACTGGTACCATAAACTGCTGCATTGATcccttaatttattattatgcttCTTCAAAGTGTCAAAAGCAGGTGTGGGATCTCCTGTGCTATAAGAAGCATTCTGCTCTTGCACAGAGCAGTCAGACAACAAGCAGCAATGCCACTAACCTTTTAAGCGGCCCAAATAATTTGTCTCAAGCATAGCATCTTACACTAAATATGTTTGCAGTACAGTAATACTCATTTGGAAACCTAGTTGTTGCATGCTACCTATATTACAGCCTCTGTCTTTAACGTCCACACATTCTTTCTCTAGAATATTTGTGCTTTTTCTTATATTCCAAGAATAAGGTGTCAGACCATGGTTTTTCTGCGGCTGCTGTTAAAATAATGTCTGTCTAGAGTTGTGATTTGCTCCAATCGTGACTGTATAGAAATAAATACTATATATTGTTGTCCAGTTATTTTCTCATTATAATTTTcataacattaacaaataataaatgaactGTTGCCATCTTACATCTATATGAAGTAATTATGAGTTTGCGggcatcaatatgctgatgacactaagGTCTCTTTTTCCATAACATCTGTGTTGGGGGAGGCTGGGCAGTCTCTGGACCCGTGCTTGGATGTAGTGGCGAGATGGATAAGGAGAAACCAGTCTGAGTTGGATAGAATTAGGCTACAGTTTTACTGATTACAGAGCAACAGGTTTGATGAAGGCATCAGGCATGAATCCATGTGATCACCTAGCCCATTTGCTGCTTGATAAGCTTATCTTTTGACcatcggtaggcaaactaaggcccgggggccagatccggcccaatcgccttctaaatccggcctgcggacagtctgggattCAGAGCGTTTttacatgcatctctgggttatttgtggggcataggaattcgttcatttccccccaaaaaaatatagtctggccccccacaaggtctgagggacagtggaccggccccctgatgaaaaagtttgctgacccctgcttttggCCATCACAGTTACTCACCCTGACATGAACCGCTATCCAATGAACTTCCCCTGGCCACTGTCAGGGGGTGCCATGGCCTGTCAGCCCACAAGCTGGACTTCTGAACAGAAATTGCTGCCTCCAAGATCCCTCAAGGGGATCCCCTACGAGCTGCCCCCTCCTCTACCCCTCCCTTTTAAGGAACTAGCTCAATGCCTCTTACCCagggcatttattttttttagcaggaattcactggaactcagttctggcacctctcaggtaggcaccattgctataataagagaacaagggaggtgttcatggtgagttctggcacctttttctagaaaaacagcactgctctTACACGACAACAGTTGTGACAATTAAAAAGTGTAGTGGAAACAAATcaacagaaattattaaaagGGTGCCTGGGTGGGGAGATCGGCTCTGAACTGTAAGTGAGGAGCAGCAGCGGGGGAGGGGGTCCTTTAAATACTTCCAGAGAGGACCAGACTCCCAGAACCTTCCATCTAGTCTGCTCTGGAAGTTCCTCAACCTCACccacagctcccagcccctcaccGCAGCTCCATGTCTCACCCAGCTCCAAAGAGCCTGACCCAACACAGAATCTTCCTGGTGCTTCCACTTCCTCCTTGCAACTGCCCCAGGCTGCAACAACTGCCCCCAATAAGCCAGGAATGGGAGGATTCTAGCAAGAACCTTTTGAAACAGGAATATGATTTCATTCTGTTTGCAAAGAACATGTTGGTACATTCAGAGCAggtgtcagcaacctttttcagccctaggccggtccaccgtccctcagaccatgtggtgggccagactatattggggggtgggggggtgaatgaattcctatgccccacaaataacacaaagatacattttaaataaaaggacacattctactcctgtaaaaacacatcGATTCCCgggccgtccgtgggccggattgaggtggtgattgggccgcatccggcccccgggtcttatgTCCCTTACCCCTGATTCAGAGGGACCAAACTAGATGAGATGGCAGTGATGGTAGCTTTT
This genomic stretch from Podarcis muralis chromosome 11, rPodMur119.hap1.1, whole genome shotgun sequence harbors:
- the LOC114606590 gene encoding proteinase-activated receptor 1-like, whose translation is MRCTSEAETGASLKILFSLLSIVSTIFSTASANNSTSTILRFAFPVYYNHDVNNSSQSTKHANTTEDGEKYLTGPWMTRFVPSLHTAVVIFSLPLNIMAVLMFVVKLRLKKPAVVYMLNLASADVLFAEPKMRCTSEAETGASLKILFSLLSIVSTIFSTASANNSTFPLPAYGFPVYKNHVNNSSQTTEDGEKYLTGPWMTRFVPSLHTAVVIFSLPLNIMAVLMFVVKLRLKKPAVVYMLNLASADVLFVSVLPFKIAYNFSGNNWIFGPEMCRFVAAAFYCNMYCSVLLMMVISVDRFLAVVYPMQSLSWRTARRASLVCFLIWLLAIAGVVPLLVSEQTQRLSRLNITTCHDTLDIFAIMKIFRHYYSALSILFFFIPLLISVTSYVCIIRKLSSSNVAAEPSKRRRAILLSVAVLSSFIICFGPTNVLLLVHSLRISPDQPLESLYFAYILAVCTGTINCCIDPLIYYYASSKCQKQVWDLLCYKKHSALAQSSQTTSSNATNLLSGPNNLSQA